One region of Ignavibacteriota bacterium genomic DNA includes:
- the rho gene encoding transcription termination factor Rho produces MDIAELKSKRIAELSQIAKDLNISGHSDLKKQELIFKILEAQTQKDGLAFSKGVLEVLPDGYGFLRSADYNYLPSPDDIYVSPSQIKKFGLRTGDTISGQVRPPKEGERFFALLKVESVNYEDPENIRDRPLFDNLTPLYPNDRFKLEVLPNELSMRIMDLLTPIGKGNRGLIVSPPKSGKTILLQKIANSISANHPDVILIVLLIDERPEEVTDMERSVKAEVISSTFDEPPERHVQVSDMVLEKAKRLTECKKDVVILLDSITRLARAHNTVVPHSGKILSGGVDANALHRPKRFFGAARNIEEGGSLTIIATALIETGSRMDEVIFEEFKGTGNMEIVLDRKLSDRRVFPAMDVNRSGTRKEDLLLTPEELSRVWVLRKVLSEYTTVEAMEFLIEKIRGTKSNKEFLKYMNS; encoded by the coding sequence ATGGACATCGCTGAACTGAAGTCCAAACGCATCGCCGAGCTTTCGCAGATTGCGAAAGACCTGAACATCAGCGGCCACAGCGACCTCAAGAAGCAGGAGCTGATTTTCAAGATCCTCGAAGCACAGACACAGAAAGACGGCTTGGCATTCAGCAAGGGCGTGCTGGAAGTGCTGCCCGACGGCTACGGATTCCTGCGCTCAGCCGACTACAATTACCTGCCCTCGCCCGACGACATCTACGTGTCGCCGAGTCAGATTAAAAAATTCGGTTTGCGCACGGGCGACACCATCAGCGGGCAGGTGCGGCCGCCCAAGGAGGGCGAGCGATTCTTCGCCCTGCTCAAGGTCGAGTCCGTCAACTACGAGGATCCGGAGAACATCCGCGACCGTCCGCTGTTCGACAATCTCACACCCCTGTATCCGAACGACCGCTTCAAGCTCGAGGTGCTTCCCAACGAGCTGTCGATGCGCATCATGGATCTGCTCACGCCGATCGGGAAGGGAAACCGCGGTCTCATCGTGTCGCCTCCCAAGAGCGGCAAGACGATACTGCTGCAGAAGATCGCAAACAGCATCAGCGCGAATCATCCCGACGTGATACTCATCGTGCTGCTGATCGACGAGCGCCCCGAGGAAGTGACCGACATGGAGCGTTCGGTGAAGGCCGAGGTGATAAGCTCCACCTTCGACGAGCCGCCCGAACGGCATGTGCAGGTGTCGGACATGGTGCTCGAGAAGGCCAAGCGTCTCACCGAATGCAAGAAGGACGTCGTGATCCTGCTCGATTCGATCACACGACTGGCGCGCGCGCACAACACCGTGGTGCCGCATTCCGGCAAGATCCTGTCGGGCGGTGTCGACGCGAACGCGCTGCACAGGCCGAAACGATTTTTCGGCGCTGCGCGCAACATCGAGGAAGGCGGATCGCTCACGATCATCGCAACGGCATTGATCGAGACGGGCAGCCGCATGGACGAGGTGATCTTCGAGGAATTCAAGGGCACGGGCAACATGGAAATCGTGCTCGACCGCAAGCTGTCGGACCGCCGCGTCTTCCCCGCGATGGACGTGAACCGCTCGGGTACGCGCAAGGAGGATCTGCTGCTGACACCGGAAGAACTCAGCCGTGTCTGGGTGCTCCGCAAGGTTCTCAGCGAGTACACCACCGTCGAGGCGATGGAGTTCCTGATCGAAAAGATCCGCGGCACGAAGAGCAACAAGGAATTCCTGAAGTACATGAACAGTTAG
- a CDS encoding bifunctional folylpolyglutamate synthase/dihydrofolate synthase: MTSYAEAVAYLYGLQTFGIKLGLDNIRTLLSDYSNPHRAYPVIHVAGTNGKGSTSAYIASILSSARYRTGLYTSPHLVDFRERIRVDGVPIPEADVLRMTIEMAPRIDELKATFFEATTAMAFRYFAERRAGAAVIETGLGGRLDSTNIVEPALSVITGIAFDHTEYLGTTLAAIAAEKAGIIKNGVPVVSADLQPDAMDVVVEVARERGAALHVVPTAAGIEQIIDIDHMEFDAAVLRSIERFVSPLVGDHQAANARLAIRAAELLAAAGWRVGTPVIIQGIGDVKRRTGIAGRLDRIAATPECVVDVAHNPDGVAALLCAWRAVRETARTHLVFGLLRTKNSAEVLALLATHRWASVTIVDIPHPDGRPASEIAAAAQGLEPAPRVATDAVTAVVDHVHSARSDESILVFGSHYLVGAILASGKKSGSDGERS, from the coding sequence ATGACATCCTACGCCGAGGCAGTCGCCTACCTCTACGGCCTGCAGACATTCGGCATCAAACTCGGACTCGACAATATCCGGACCCTTTTGTCCGATTATAGCAATCCGCACCGCGCCTATCCCGTGATACACGTCGCGGGAACAAACGGCAAAGGTTCGACATCGGCCTACATCGCATCCATTCTCTCGTCCGCCCGCTACCGCACCGGACTGTACACCTCGCCGCATCTTGTGGATTTCCGCGAACGGATCCGAGTGGATGGCGTGCCCATCCCGGAGGCCGACGTGCTGCGCATGACGATCGAGATGGCTCCGCGCATCGACGAACTCAAGGCCACGTTCTTCGAGGCGACAACCGCGATGGCCTTCCGCTATTTCGCAGAGCGGCGCGCGGGAGCTGCCGTGATCGAGACAGGTCTCGGCGGCCGCCTCGATTCCACCAACATCGTGGAGCCGGCGCTCAGTGTCATCACAGGCATCGCCTTCGATCACACGGAGTACCTCGGCACGACCCTTGCCGCCATAGCCGCCGAGAAGGCGGGCATCATCAAGAATGGCGTGCCGGTGGTGTCGGCCGATCTCCAGCCCGATGCGATGGACGTCGTGGTGGAGGTCGCGCGCGAACGCGGCGCGGCGCTGCACGTTGTGCCCACGGCCGCGGGCATTGAACAGATCATCGACATCGACCACATGGAATTCGACGCCGCGGTGTTGCGCTCGATCGAGCGATTCGTCTCGCCGCTCGTCGGCGACCATCAGGCGGCCAACGCGCGACTCGCGATACGGGCGGCCGAGCTGCTCGCCGCGGCAGGTTGGCGTGTCGGCACACCCGTGATCATTCAGGGCATAGGCGACGTAAAACGCCGCACCGGCATCGCGGGGCGCCTCGACCGCATCGCCGCCACGCCCGAGTGTGTCGTCGACGTGGCGCACAATCCCGACGGTGTTGCAGCACTTCTCTGCGCATGGCGCGCCGTGCGCGAGACCGCGCGCACACATCTCGTGTTCGGCCTGCTTCGCACAAAAAACAGCGCCGAAGTTTTGGCGTTGCTTGCAACGCACCGCTGGGCATCGGTCACCATTGTCGACATTCCTCATCCCGACGGCCGGCCCGCGTCCGAAATCGCGGCAGCAGCGCAGGGACTCGAGCCGGCTCCGCGCGTCGCAACGGACGCCGTTACTGCGGTCGTGGATCACGTGCACAGCGCCCGATCCGACGAATCCATTCTTGTTTTCGGATCACATTATCTTGTGGGCGCGATTCTCGCCTCCGGAAAAAAATCGGGGAGCGACGGAGAACGATCTTGA
- a CDS encoding CHAT domain-containing protein: MTRRLLISIVLLACVASCSAPDVVVNEDPRISQGRAMVDRGQYEAAETLFKELLREAERDRDGLLQAQCRKWLGNVRLAYRRDADALVLYQQARAQLDSLLSAAGARTPRLARQERANVLNNIAVVEKNAGRYNEAEVMHRLVLADDRLRGEPLPVAVSLYNIGTVYYLRADAARRGADTARFRANLDTARAYFRESLAVFPTADAWLNLGNTFAHEGRRDSAVTAFRRANDEYRVSGFRVHEAMCLGNIGLMLDEDGRGEEAAEALRRGISIIEELRGGLTSIDVRSSFVSNKYHLYERLISILVRLGKFDEAFEYAERAKARSFLDMLGNKTIGEKKQRTARGAALVAEERALHEQIARLIDTPDSSAQVAILLQRHRSVLDTLRDVDPEYASVKSIEPAPARDLRALLDDSTALVEYFIGETVDDGERAAFVFLLRRDTLVAKRLTIRAEYGLERRIETLRRRLYADFPNARAAALRAARLQKGLTMDQALAEWRAGATDSRWQFELMEMYSVLLAPVDALLRGVRQAYVVPHGPLHHLPFQALVRIGNFDKRRDVHVARPRFLIEDMAIAYLPSASVLAFVRSKAPADGATSLVVGDPAYADPVYRARPLAGALVEADSVARYIDGAVVLTGAAAEEARVKREAVRADVLHFATHGELNKREPLRSRILLAAAKPEGDDDGNLTVGEVFNLDLHAALVALSACQTAQVAGEEGGFTQGDELVGLTRSFVYAGTPSVIASLWVVDDAATLAWMIEFYRAWRRDGMAKAQAARLAALSLLNTPKDPDWVFPYYWSAFIFFGDTR; encoded by the coding sequence ATGACCCGACGCCTCCTTATATCGATAGTGCTGCTTGCGTGTGTCGCATCGTGTTCCGCGCCGGATGTGGTGGTGAATGAAGATCCGCGTATCAGTCAGGGACGCGCGATGGTGGACAGGGGACAGTACGAAGCGGCCGAAACCCTGTTCAAGGAACTGCTTCGTGAGGCGGAGCGTGACCGGGACGGCCTGCTGCAGGCGCAGTGCAGAAAGTGGCTCGGCAATGTGCGCCTTGCCTACAGACGTGATGCCGACGCTCTTGTGCTGTATCAACAGGCCCGCGCGCAGCTCGACAGTCTGCTTTCCGCCGCGGGAGCAAGGACGCCGCGCCTCGCGCGTCAGGAACGGGCGAACGTGCTCAACAACATTGCAGTGGTGGAAAAAAACGCGGGACGATACAACGAGGCCGAGGTGATGCACCGGCTCGTGCTTGCGGACGACCGGCTGCGCGGAGAGCCGCTTCCTGTCGCGGTCTCACTGTACAACATCGGAACCGTGTACTATCTGCGTGCTGACGCGGCGCGTCGCGGGGCCGACACCGCTCGCTTCCGCGCGAACCTCGACACGGCCCGCGCGTACTTTCGCGAGTCGCTCGCCGTGTTTCCCACCGCCGACGCATGGCTGAATCTCGGCAACACGTTTGCACACGAGGGTCGGCGCGACAGCGCGGTCACCGCGTTCCGCCGCGCCAACGACGAATACCGCGTCTCCGGATTCCGCGTGCACGAGGCGATGTGCCTCGGCAATATCGGTCTGATGCTCGACGAGGACGGTCGAGGCGAGGAGGCCGCGGAGGCGTTGCGACGGGGAATCTCGATCATCGAGGAATTGCGCGGCGGACTCACGTCCATCGACGTGCGTTCGAGTTTTGTCTCGAACAAGTACCATCTCTACGAGCGCCTCATCTCGATACTCGTGCGCCTCGGAAAGTTCGACGAGGCTTTCGAGTATGCGGAACGAGCGAAGGCGCGCTCGTTCCTCGACATGCTCGGCAACAAGACCATCGGCGAAAAAAAACAGCGTACCGCGCGCGGCGCCGCGTTGGTGGCGGAGGAGCGCGCGCTGCACGAGCAGATAGCCCGGCTCATCGACACTCCCGACAGCAGCGCACAAGTAGCCATCCTGCTGCAGCGGCACAGATCCGTTCTCGACACGCTGCGCGATGTCGATCCCGAATACGCGTCTGTGAAGAGCATCGAGCCCGCCCCGGCGCGCGATCTGCGCGCGCTGCTCGACGATTCGACCGCACTCGTCGAGTACTTCATCGGTGAGACTGTGGACGACGGCGAACGCGCCGCCTTCGTCTTTCTTCTGCGCCGCGACACACTCGTCGCCAAACGTCTCACCATACGCGCCGAGTACGGACTCGAGCGCCGCATCGAGACGCTGCGACGGCGGTTGTACGCCGATTTCCCGAATGCCCGCGCCGCGGCGCTGCGCGCGGCTCGCCTGCAGAAGGGTCTGACAATGGACCAAGCCCTCGCTGAATGGCGGGCGGGCGCAACGGACAGCCGCTGGCAGTTCGAGCTGATGGAGATGTACAGTGTGTTGCTCGCTCCCGTCGATGCATTGTTGCGTGGTGTGCGGCAGGCCTATGTCGTCCCGCACGGACCGCTGCATCATCTGCCTTTTCAAGCGCTCGTGCGCATAGGCAATTTCGACAAACGTCGCGATGTCCACGTCGCGCGGCCGCGTTTCCTGATCGAGGACATGGCCATCGCCTATCTTCCTTCGGCAAGCGTGCTGGCCTTTGTACGTTCGAAGGCCCCTGCGGACGGCGCCACGAGCCTCGTCGTGGGTGATCCCGCCTACGCCGACCCCGTCTATCGCGCGCGTCCTCTCGCGGGCGCTCTGGTCGAGGCCGATTCCGTCGCGCGATACATCGATGGCGCCGTTGTCCTGACCGGTGCCGCCGCCGAAGAGGCGCGCGTGAAACGTGAGGCCGTGCGCGCCGACGTTCTGCACTTCGCCACGCACGGTGAACTCAACAAGCGTGAACCACTGCGCTCGCGCATCCTGCTGGCCGCGGCAAAACCCGAAGGTGATGACGACGGCAATCTCACGGTCGGCGAAGTGTTCAACCTCGACCTGCATGCCGCGCTCGTCGCCTTGAGCGCATGCCAGACGGCGCAGGTCGCGGGCGAGGAAGGCGGCTTCACGCAGGGCGACGAACTTGTGGGCCTGACCCGATCCTTCGTTTATGCTGGAACACCATCCGTTATTGCGTCGTTGTGGGTGGTGGACGATGCCGCCACACTCGCGTGGATGATCGAGTTTTATCGCGCATGGCGGCGCGACGGCATGGCCAAGGCGCAGGCCGCGCGGCTGGCCGCACTCTCACTGTTGAATACACCAAAAGATCCCGATTGGGTTTTCCCGTATTATTGGTCCGCCTTTATTTTCTTCGGGGACACCCGATGA